From Camelina sativa cultivar DH55 chromosome 7, Cs, whole genome shotgun sequence, one genomic window encodes:
- the LOC104704001 gene encoding ubiquitin-conjugating enzyme E2 5-like, whose product MSSPSKRREMDLMKLMMSDYKVEMINDGMQEFFVEFNGPKDSIYEGGVWKIRVELPDAYPYKSPSVGFITKIYHPNVDEMSGSVCLDVINQTWSPMFDLVNVFETFLPQLLLYPNPSDPLNGEAAALMMRDRPTYEQRVKEYCEKYAKPREGDEEMSSDDEMSEEDEYASDGDDEDDVAIAGKLDP is encoded by the exons aTGTCTTCGCCGAGCAAGCGTAGAGAAATGGATTTGATGAAACt GATGATGAGTGACTACAAGGTGGAGATGATCAACGATGGCATGCAAGAGTTCTTTGTCGAATTCAATGGACCTAAAGACA GTATCTATGAGGGAGGTGTGTGGAAGATAAGAGTTGAACTTCCTGATGCTTATCCTTACAAATCTCCATCTGTCGGTTTCATTACCAAAATATACCATCCTAATGTCGATGAAAT GTCGGGTTCTGTTTGTTTAGATGTTATTAACCAGACCTGGAGCCCGATGTTCG ACCTGGTGAATGTGTTCGAGACATTCCTTCCTCAACTTCTTCTGTATCCGAATCCGTCAGATCCTTTGAATGGAGAAGCAGCTGCGTTGATGATGCGTGATCGTCCTACCTATGAACAGAGAGTTAAAG AGTATTGTGAGAAATACGCAAAGCCAAGGGAGGGTGATGAGGAAATGTCTAGTGACGATGAAATGAGTGAAGAAGACGAATATGCCTCAGacggtgatgatgaagatgatgttgcAATCGCCGGTAAACTCGATCCTTAA
- the LOC104704006 gene encoding pentatricopeptide repeat-containing protein At1g63330-like isoform X1, whose amino-acid sequence MERSISSTAKRFVHRNLQGKGNPLTNSSTFNLCCGRRDFASASGDYREKLSRNGLSDLKLDDAIGLFSKMVQSRPLPSIVEFSKLLSAITKMNKFDVVISLGEQMQNLGIAHDLYTYSILVNCFCRRSQLSLALAILGKMMKLGYEPSIVTLSSLLNGYCHGNRISDVVALVDQMVEMGYQPNAVTFTTLIHGLFLHNKASEAVALVERMVVKGCQPNLVTYGVVVNGLCKRGDIDLALNLLKKMEAGKIEANVVIYNTIIDSLCKFRHVNDSRNLFNEMEIKGIRPDVVTYNSLISCLCNYGRWDESARLLSDMIERKINPDVVTFNALIDAFAKQGKLLEAEKLYKEMIQRSIAPNVITYSSLINGFCMHDLLDKAKHMFEFMISKDCLPDVVTYSTLIKGFCKSKRVEDGMKVFREMSQRGVMGDTVAYTTLIQGFFQNGDCEYAQMVFKQMVSDGVSASIMTYNILLDGLCNNGKLETALVIFKDIQKSEIEIDIFTYNTMIDGMCKAGKVGEAWDLFCSLSLQGLKPNVVTYNTMISGLCRKRLMQEADALFRKMKEDGPLPDSVTYNTLIRAHLRNGEKAASAELINEMRSCGFVGDASTFGLVSNMLHDGRLDKSFLDMLS is encoded by the coding sequence ATGGAGAGATCGATTTCATCGACGGCAAAGAGATTTGTCCACCGGAATCTCCAGGGGAAAGGCAATCCTCTAACCAATTCTTCAACCTTTAATCTTTGCTGTGGACGACGAGATTTCGCTAGTGCCAGTGGTGATTATAGAGAGAAATTGAGTAGAAATGGGCTGAGTGATTTAAAGCTAGATGATGCAATTGGTTTGTTCAGTAAGATGGTACAGTCTCGTCCCTTACCTTCCATTGTGGAGTTCAGTAAGCTGTTGAGTGCCATTACTAAGATGAACAAGTTTGATGTTGTCATCTCCCTGGGTGAGCAGATGCAGAATTTGGGAATTGCACATGATCTCTATACATACAGTATTCTCGTAAACTGTTTCTGCCGCCGCTCTCAGCTCTCTCTTGCTTTAGCTATTTTggggaagatgatgaaactcggCTATGAGCCCAGCATTGTCACGCTTTCTTCGCTTCTCAACGGATATTGTCACGGTAATAGGATTTCTGATGTCGTAGCTTTAGTTGATCAGATGGTGGAAATGGGATATCAACCTAATGCCGTTACATTCACAACTCTAATCCATGGACTTTTTCTCCACAACAAAGCTTCTGAAGCTGTGGCTTTAGTTGAACGGATGGTTGTAAAAGGTTGTCAACCAAATCTAGTTACTTATGGTGTGGTAGTAAATGGATTATGTAAGAGAGGTGATATCGATTTGGCTTTAAATCTGCTTAAGAAGATGGAGGCTGGGAAAATAGAGGCTAACGTTGTGATCTACAACACAATCATTGATAGTCTCTGCAAATTCAGACATGTGAATGATTCTCGCAACCTATTCAACGAAATGGAGATCAAAGGAATCAGACCGGATGTTGTTACCTACAACTCCCTCATAAGCTGCCTTTGTAATTACGGAAGATGGGATGAATCTGCTAGACTACTAAGCGATATGATTGAGAGGAAAATCAATCCCGATGTTGTTACATTCaatgcattgatcgatgcttTTGCGAAACAGGGGAAGCTTTTAGAGGCTGAAAAGTTGTACAAGGAGATGATCCAAAGGTCCATAGCTCCTAATGTTATCACTTACAGTTCACTGATCAATGGGTTTTGTATGCACGATCTCCTAGACAAGGCTAAGCATATGTTTGAATTCATGATTAGCAAAGATTGTCTGCCAGACGTAGTGACTTATTCTACTCTTATAAAGGGGTTCTGTAAGTCTAAGAGAGTAGAAGACGGTATGAAAGTCTTTCGTGAGATGTCTCAGAGAGGAGTGATGGGCGACACTGTCGCTTACACCACACTTATCCAAGGGTTTTTTCAAAATGGCGACTGTGAATATGCCCAAATGGTATTCAAACAGATGGTTTCTGATGGTGTGTCTGCCAGTATTATGACGTACAACATCTTATTAGATGGGCTTTGTAATAACGGGAAGCTAGAGACAGCATTGGTCATATTCAAGGACATCCAAAAGagtgaaattgaaattgatatttttacatataatacTATGATTGATGGGATGTGCAAAGCTGGTAAGGTGGGAGAAGCGTGGGATTTATTTTGTAGCCTTAGCCTTCAAGGACTGAAGCCTAATGTTGTAACCTACAATACCATGATCTCAGGATTATGTAGGAAAAGATTAATGCAAGAAGCTGATGCCTTGttcagaaaaatgaaagaagatgggCCTCTCCCAGATAGTGTTACATATAATACGCTGATCAGGGCACATCTAAGAAATGGTGAAAAAGCTGCATCAGCAGAACTCATCAACGAAATGAGGAGTTGCGGGTTTGTTGGAGATGCTTCGACCTTTGGCTTGGTAAGTAATATGTTACATGATGGAAGATTGGACAAAAGCTTCCTCGATATGCTTTCTTAA
- the LOC104704006 gene encoding pentatricopeptide repeat-containing protein At1g62590-like isoform X2, whose amino-acid sequence MERSISSTAKRFVHRNLQGKGNPLTNSSTFNLCCGRRDFASASGDYREKLSRNGLSDLKLDDAIGLFSKMVQSRPLPSIVEFSKLLSAITKMNKFDVVISLGEQMQNLGIAHDLYTYSILVNCFCRRSQLSLALAILGKMMKLGYEPSIVTLSSLLNGYCHGNRISDVVALVDQMVEMGYQPNAANVVIYNTIIDSLCKFRHVNDSRNLFNEMEIKGIRPDVVTYNSLISCLCNYGRWDESARLLSDMIERKINPDVVTFNALIDAFAKQGKLLEAEKLYKEMIQRSIAPNVITYSSLINGFCMHDLLDKAKHMFEFMISKDCLPDVVTYSTLIKGFCKSKRVEDGMKVFREMSQRGVMGDTVAYTTLIQGFFQNGDCEYAQMVFKQMVSDGVSASIMTYNILLDGLCNNGKLETALVIFKDIQKSEIEIDIFTYNTMIDGMCKAGKVGEAWDLFCSLSLQGLKPNVVTYNTMISGLCRKRLMQEADALFRKMKEDGPLPDSVTYNTLIRAHLRNGEKAASAELINEMRSCGFVGDASTFGLVSNMLHDGRLDKSFLDMLS is encoded by the exons ATGGAGAGATCGATTTCATCGACGGCAAAGAGATTTGTCCACCGGAATCTCCAGGGGAAAGGCAATCCTCTAACCAATTCTTCAACCTTTAATCTTTGCTGTGGACGACGAGATTTCGCTAGTGCCAGTGGTGATTATAGAGAGAAATTGAGTAGAAATGGGCTGAGTGATTTAAAGCTAGATGATGCAATTGGTTTGTTCAGTAAGATGGTACAGTCTCGTCCCTTACCTTCCATTGTGGAGTTCAGTAAGCTGTTGAGTGCCATTACTAAGATGAACAAGTTTGATGTTGTCATCTCCCTGGGTGAGCAGATGCAGAATTTGGGAATTGCACATGATCTCTATACATACAGTATTCTCGTAAACTGTTTCTGCCGCCGCTCTCAGCTCTCTCTTGCTTTAGCTATTTTggggaagatgatgaaactcggCTATGAGCCCAGCATTGTCACGCTTTCTTCGCTTCTCAACGGATATTGTCACGGTAATAGGATTTCTGATGTCGTAGCTTTAGTTGATCAGATGGTGGAAATGGGATATCAACCTAATGCC GCTAACGTTGTGATCTACAACACAATCATTGATAGTCTCTGCAAATTCAGACATGTGAATGATTCTCGCAACCTATTCAACGAAATGGAGATCAAAGGAATCAGACCGGATGTTGTTACCTACAACTCCCTCATAAGCTGCCTTTGTAATTACGGAAGATGGGATGAATCTGCTAGACTACTAAGCGATATGATTGAGAGGAAAATCAATCCCGATGTTGTTACATTCaatgcattgatcgatgcttTTGCGAAACAGGGGAAGCTTTTAGAGGCTGAAAAGTTGTACAAGGAGATGATCCAAAGGTCCATAGCTCCTAATGTTATCACTTACAGTTCACTGATCAATGGGTTTTGTATGCACGATCTCCTAGACAAGGCTAAGCATATGTTTGAATTCATGATTAGCAAAGATTGTCTGCCAGACGTAGTGACTTATTCTACTCTTATAAAGGGGTTCTGTAAGTCTAAGAGAGTAGAAGACGGTATGAAAGTCTTTCGTGAGATGTCTCAGAGAGGAGTGATGGGCGACACTGTCGCTTACACCACACTTATCCAAGGGTTTTTTCAAAATGGCGACTGTGAATATGCCCAAATGGTATTCAAACAGATGGTTTCTGATGGTGTGTCTGCCAGTATTATGACGTACAACATCTTATTAGATGGGCTTTGTAATAACGGGAAGCTAGAGACAGCATTGGTCATATTCAAGGACATCCAAAAGagtgaaattgaaattgatatttttacatataatacTATGATTGATGGGATGTGCAAAGCTGGTAAGGTGGGAGAAGCGTGGGATTTATTTTGTAGCCTTAGCCTTCAAGGACTGAAGCCTAATGTTGTAACCTACAATACCATGATCTCAGGATTATGTAGGAAAAGATTAATGCAAGAAGCTGATGCCTTGttcagaaaaatgaaagaagatgggCCTCTCCCAGATAGTGTTACATATAATACGCTGATCAGGGCACATCTAAGAAATGGTGAAAAAGCTGCATCAGCAGAACTCATCAACGAAATGAGGAGTTGCGGGTTTGTTGGAGATGCTTCGACCTTTGGCTTGGTAAGTAATATGTTACATGATGGAAGATTGGACAAAAGCTTCCTCGATATGCTTTCTTAA
- the LOC104704004 gene encoding two-component response regulator-like PRR95, with the protein MDSDLYIFDGSSSSSSICHSTDPDMFSSDTTTTTTTDLFCNNPYLNPLMDDHQSLNFFDNFTPTSHHHLLSSSPPISQLQTLTLSHTNSFPNFSGFESFDTVKTEQLLFNSPFDAPFMEDSSTFQNQNLLNSPEDSYFSGHMRRVYSTGDLQNMRRDFTGQRSYSSPLAVESSSTTQFTGEDQSLKVGRYSSEERKEKISKYRAKRTQRNFTKTIKYACRKTLADNRPRVRGRFARNDEVFENPKIASSFTRQENNDDDLWNLDGLHEEEEACVSLVECQPQLQMQYMTNSFW; encoded by the exons ATGGATTCTGATCTTTACATCTTTGATgggtcttcatcttcttcttcaatctgcCATAGTACTGATCCGGATATGTTCTCTTccgacacaacaacaacaacaacaacagatctCTTCTGCAACAACCCTTACCTCAATCCTTTAATGGATGATCATCAATCTCTTAATTTCTTTGATAATTTTACCCCTAcgagtcatcatcatctcctctcttcttctccaccaatATCGCAGCTCCAAACCTTAACTCTCTCTCACACAAACAGTTTCCCAAACTTCTCCGGTTTCGAAAGCTTCGACACAGTCAAAACAGAGCAGCTCTTGTTTAATTCACCGTTTGATGCTCCATTCATGGAAGACTCCTCGACTTTCCAGAATCAGAATTTACTAAACTCGCCGGAAGATTCCTACTTCTCCGGTCACATGCGACGAGTTTACAGTACCGGAGATTTGCAG aatatgaGAAGGGATTTTACGGGACAGAGATCATACTCGAGTCCTTTGGCGGTGGAGAGTTCATCAACGACGCAATTTACCGGTGAAGATCAGAGCTTGAAGGTGGGGCGTTACAGTTCAGAGGAACGTAAAGAGAAGATTTCAAAGTACAGAGCTAAACGAACACAGAGAAACTTCACCAAAACCATTAAG TATGCATGCCGGAAAACGTTGGCGGACAACAGGCCAAGAGTACGTGGCAGATTTGCAAGAAACGACGAAGTTTTTGAGAACCCCAAGATTGCTTCTTCCTTCACTAGACAAGAAAACAACGACGACGACCTTTGG AATTTGGATGGGttgcatgaggaagaagaagcttgtgTGAGCTTAGTGGAGTGTCAGCCTCAGTTGCAAATGCAATACATGACAAATTCCTTTTGGTGA
- the LOC104704005 gene encoding uncharacterized protein LOC104704005: MAGSQAKLEKMKLRQDYRNLWHSDLMGTVTADTPYCCISCLCGPCVSYMLRRRALYNDMSRYTCCAGYMPCSGRCGESKCPQLCLATEVFLCFGNSVASTRFLLQDEFNIQTTQCDNCIIGFMFCLSQVACIFSIVACIVGSDELSEASQILSCCADMVYCTVCACMQTQHKLEMDKRDGVFGSQPMGVPPAQQMSRFDQPVPPVGYPQSYPPPAQGYPPAQGYPPASYPPPGYPQH, encoded by the exons ATGGCGGGGTCTCAGGCTAAGCTGGAGAAGATGAAACTCAGGCAGGATTACCGGAACTTATGGCACTCCGATCTCATGGGCACCGTCACCGCCGACACTCCCT attGCTGCATCTCGTGTCTGTg TGGACCTTGTGTTTCATACATGCTTCGGAGAAGAGCACTTTACAATGACATGTCAAG GTATACTTGTTGTGCTGGATACATGCCTTGTAGTGGGAGATGTGGAGAAAGCAAATGTCCTCAACTTTGCCTTGCCACTGAG GTTTTCCTCTGCTTCGGAAACTCTGTGGCCTCTACCCGCTTTCTTCTGCAGGACGAATTCAACATCCAGACAACACAATGCGACAATTGCATAATT GGATTTATGTTCTGTCTCAGCCAAGTTGCTTGCATATTCTCTATAGTTGCTTGCATTGTTGGTAGCGATGAGCTTTCGGAGGCTTCACAGATACTCTCTTGCTGTGCTGATATGGTCTACTGCAC GGTCTGCGCATGTATGCAG ACACAACACAAGCTTGAGATGGACAAAAGAGATGGAGTGTTTGGATCTCAACCAATGGGTGTGCCACCAGCTCAGCAGATGTCCCGTTTTGATCAACCCGTCCCTCCAGTCGGATACCCTCAGTCCTATCCACCGCCTGCCCAAGGCTACCCTCCTGCTCAAGGCTACCCTCCTGCATCATACCCGCCTCCTGGTTATCCCCAACATTAA
- the LOC104704002 gene encoding nucleolar protein 6-like, which translates to MEADTVTDSRTQKVNDLLKDVRLDYNSLRELLDDAIAPIYESIHRIPEDFKVTSELAPSFVKDIGADKVKFSFKQPSGYDLCGSYSMDCMAKPDSSVDLLLHLPKECFYEKDYMNHRYHAKRCLYLCVIKKHLMSSPSIEKVVWSTFQNEARKPVLVVFPAKKLDQFPGFSIRIIPSATSLFNVAKLSMSRNNVRSVTSDGVPVPTPTYNSSILEDMFLKENSDFLEKTFSEWKELGDALILLKIWARQRSSIYVHDCLNGFLISVILSYLASHAKINKALKPLDIFRVTLDFIANSKLWERGLYLPPQNDIRVSKEEKMKFRELFPVVICDSSTFVNLAFRMTSVGFQEVQDEASLMLKCMEKLRDGGFEEMFMTKVDYPVKYDHCIRLQLKGETALSMSEFCLDKECWRIYEQKVHSLLLEGLGDRAKSIRVVWRNVNQDWHVENGLSVLDKEPLFIGISVSSTEKAFRTVDIGPDAENKIEALRFRKFWGEKSDLRRFKDGRIAESTVWETQQWTRHLIMKDIVEYVLKRHLSLSSDDIVQLVDQLDFSLIYGDKDPISLSGNLLQVYDVFSKCLREIEDIPLKVSSVQPLDSAFRSTSVFPPEPHPVACEKIDSRRLQKLLPSCIPAMEVMIQLEGSGNWPMDDLAIEKTKSAFLLKIAESLQNVKGIPCTATEDNVDVFMGGYAFRLRILHERGLSLVKREIGADPVKHVSYTDKMLFIRSQHASMINGLQGRFPTYAPVARLAKRWVSAHLFSGCLAEEAIELLVAHVFLTPLPLGVPCSRINGFLRFLRLLADYDWMFYPLIVDINNDFGRNDEKEINDNFMSSRKGYEEDRQNISSAMFLAAPYDKASEAWTATTPNLSEQKRLVAYARSSANVLSKLVLQEHNDSVQWECLFRTPLHNYDAVILLHRDKLPYPRRLLFPSELNQGKHVARGKASRLFNPFLLPGDMKRSHDELKKKLMVDFEPTKCLLSGLQEEFGTLKPWYDHIGGDAIGLTWNKQNSKKRERDEEEEESNPMELLKAVGEMGKGMVRDIYMLKPPRFV; encoded by the exons ATGGAGGCAGATACTGTGACAGACTCTCGTACTCAGAAAGTTAACGACTTGTTAAAAGACGTTCGATTGGATTACAATTCTCTAAGAGAGCTTCTGGATGATGCCATTGCGCCCATTTATGAATCTATTCATAGAATCCCTGAAGATTTTAAG GTTACCTCTGAGTTAGCTCCCAGTTTCGTCAAGGACATTGGGGCAGATAAAGTGAAGTTCAGTTTTAAGCAGCCAAGTGGTTATGATCTCTGTGGCAGCTACTCCATGGATTGCATGGCAAAGCCGGATTCTTctgttgatcttcttcttcacttgccTAAG GAATGTTTTTATGAGAAGGATTACATGAATCATAGATACCATGCCAAAAGATGTCTGTATCTTTGTGTTATTAAAAAGCATTTGATGTCGTCTCCTTCCATCGAGAAGGTTGTATGGTCAACCTTTCAGAACGAAGCTAGGAAGCCAGTCTTAGTTGTTTTCCCAG CTAAGAAACTTGATCAGTTTCCTGGATTTTCCATTAGGATAATCCCTTCAGCAACATCACTATTTAATGTTGCAAAGTTGAGTATGAGCAGAAACAACGTCCGTTCTGTAACTTCAg ATGGTGTCCCTGTGCCCACACCGACTTACAACTCAAGCATATTGGAGGACATGTTTCTTAAAGAAAATTCTGACTTTCTCGAGAAAACATTTTCTGAGTGGAAGGAGTTGGGCGATGCTTTGATTTTGCTGAAG ATATGGGCTAGACAAAGGAGCTCGATATATGTTCATGATTGCTTGAATGGATTTCTAATCTCTGTGATACTATCATACCTTGCAAGCCATGCCAAAATTAACAAGGCACTAAAACCATTAGATATTTTCAGAGTGACACTGGACTTCATAG CCAATTCTAAATTATGGGAGAGGGGTTTATATCTTCCGCCACAGAATGATATTCGTGTCTCGAAGGAG GAGAAGATGAAGTTCAGAGAGTTGTTCCCTGTTGTTATATGCGATTCGTCTACATTTGTGAATTTGGCTTTCCGGATGACCAGTGTTGGTTTCCAGGAG GTCCAAGATGAGGCTTCTTTGATGCTTAAATGTATGGAGAAACTCAGAGATGGAGGATTCGAGGAGATGTTTATGACTAAGGTTGACTACCCTGTTAAGTATGACCACTGCATAAG ATTACAGCTAAAAGGGGAAACAGCATTGTCTATGTCAGAGTTCTGTTTGGACAAGGAGTGTTGGAGAATCTATGAGCAGAAAGTGCATAGCCTGCTGTTAGAAGGACTGGGTGACAGAGCAAAATCAATTCGTGTTGTTTGGAGAAATGTCAATCAAGATTGGCATGTAGAGAAT GGCTTGTCAGTTCTTGACAAAGAACCTCTTTTCATAGGCATATCTGTCAGCTCCACTGAAAAGGCTTTTAGAACAGTTGATATTGGGCCAGATGCTGAAAACAAAATAGAG GCACTTAGATTCCGGAAGTTTTGGGGTGAGAAGTCTGATTTAAGGAGGTTTAAAGATGGAAGAATAGCAGAAAGCACAG TTTGGGAAACTCAGCAGTGGACCAGACATCTTATCATGAAAGATATTGTTGAATATGTCCTTAAGCGGCATCTTTCACTGTCGTCCGATGACATTGTACAATTAGTGGATCAACTTGATTTCTCTCTAATCTATGGGGATAAAG ACCCAATATCTTTATCTGGAAATTTGCTTCAAGTCTATGATGTTTTCTCGAAGTGCTTGCGTGAGATTGAAGACATACCTCTCAAAGTCTCTAGCGTTCAGCCTTTAGATTCAG CTTTCAGGTCCACATCCGTGTTCCCTCCTGAACCGCACCCAGTGGCTTGCGAAAAGATTGATTCTCGAAGACTGCAAAAACTTCTGCCATCTTGCATTCCAGCAATGGAGGTCATGATTCAG CTAGAAGGTTCTGGTAACTGGCCCATGGATGATTTGGcaattgagaaaacaaaatctgcctTCCTCCTGAAAATTGCAGAGAG CCTTCAGAACGTCAAGGGAATACCATGCACAGCTACTGAGGATAATGTCGATGTTTTCATGGGTGGTTATGCATTTCGCCTGAGAATATTACATGAAAGAGGCCTGAGTTTGGTGAAGAGAGAAA TTGGAGCTGACCCAGTGAAGCATGTTTCCTATACCGATAAAATGCTTTTTATTCGCAGTCAACATGCAAGTATGATCAATGGTTTGCAAGGTCGATTTCCTACATATGCACCAGTTGCCAG GCTTGCAAAAAGATGGGTTTCTGCGCATCTCTTTTCGGGTTGCCTGGCAGAAGAGGCCATTGAACTTTTGGTTGCTCATGTCTTCCTCACACCTCTCCCACTTGGTGTTCCTTGCTCCCGAATTAATGGATTTTTAAG GTTCTTGCGATTACTAGCGGACTATGACTGGATGTTCTACCCATTGATTGTTGACATAAACAATGACTTTGGAAGAAATGACGAGAAAGAGATCAAT GATAACTTCATGTCAAGTAGAAAAGGCTACGAAGAAGACAGACAAAACATAAGTTCAGCTATGTTCTTGGCTGCTCCTTATGACAAAGCATCAGAGGCATGGACCGCAACTACACCAAATTTATCG gaACAAAAAAGGTTGGTGGCTTATGCTCGAAGCAGTGCAAACGTGTTAAGCAAGTTGGTATTGCAAGAACATAATGATTCTGTTCAATGGGAG TGCCTTTTCAGGACACCCTTGCACAACTATGATGCAGTTATTCTTCTCCATAGAGACAAATTACCTTACCCACGTCGTCTTTTGTTTCCATCTGAACTTAATCAAG GGAAGCACGTTGCACGTGGAAAAGCGAGTAGATTGTTTAACCCATTTTTGTTGCCTGGAGATATGAAGAGAAGCCATGACGAGCttaagaagaagctaatggtGGACTTTGAGCCGACCAAGTGCTTGTTGAGTGGATTGCAG GAAGAGTTTGGGACGTTAAAGCCATGGTATGATCATATAGGAGGCGACGCAATTGGTTTAACATGGAACAAACAGAATTCAAAG AAAcgagaaagagatgaagaggaagaagagagtaatCCAATGGAGTTGTTAAAGGCGGTAGGGGAAATGGGTAAAGGGATGGTGAGAGATATCTATATGCTCAAGCCTCCACGCTTTGTCTAA
- the LOC104704000 gene encoding U3 small nucleolar ribonucleoprotein protein IMP4, whose amino-acid sequence MLRRNVRLRKEYLYRKNLEGDERQLYEKKRKIREALQEGKPIPTELRNEEAKLRQEIDLEDQNTAVPRSHIDDEYANATENDPKILLTTSRNPSAPLIRFTKELKFVFPNSQRINRGGQVISEIIETARSHDFTDVILVHEHRGVPDGLIISHLPFGPTAYFGLLNVVTRHDIQDKKAIGHMPEQYPHLIFNNFTTQMGKRVGNILKHIFPAPKPDARRIVTFANQSDYISFRNHVYDKGEGGPKSIELKEIGPRFELRLYQVKLGTVEQNEAEIEWVIRPYMNTAKKRQFIGE is encoded by the exons ATGTTGCGCAGAAACGTTAGGTTAAGAAAAGAGTATCTCTACAGGAAAAATTTGGAAGGTGATGAGCGTCAGCTCTATGAGAAGAAGCGGAAGATTAGAGAAGCTCTCCAAG AAGGAAAGCCGATTCCTACTGAGCTACGAAACGAAGAGGCGAAGCTTCGACAAGAGATTGATCTTGAAGACCAAAACACAGCTG TTCCCCGGAGTCatattgatgatgaatatgCAAATGCTACGGAGAATGATCCAAAGATTTTGTTGACAACGTCTAGGAATCCAAGTGCTCCGCTCATCCGATTCACAAAG GAATTGAAGTTTGTATTTCCTAACTCTCAGAGAATAAATCGTGGTGGTCAG GTCATCTCTGAGATCATTGAAACTGCTCGTTCGCATGATTTTACTGATGTTATACTGGTTCATGAGCACCGTGGTGTGCCTGATGGTCTCATTATCTCTCATCTCCCATTTGGACCAACTGCTTACTTTGGATTACTTAATGTG GTAACAAGACATGATATTCAAGACAAGAAAGCCATTGGACACATGCCGGAGCAATATCCTCATCTCATTTTTAACAACTTTACAACTCAG ATGGGTAAAAGAGTTGGAAACATCTTAAAACATATCTTCCCTGCTCCAAAACCGGATGCAAGACGTATAGTTACTTTTGCCAATCAATCTGATTATATTTCATTCAG GAATCATGTCTATGATAAAGGAGAGGGAGGTCCAAAATCAATCGAGCTTAAAGAAATCGGTCCTCGGTTTGAGTTGCGGCTCTACCAG GTGAAATTAGGAACCGTGGAACAAAATGAAGCAGAGATCGAATGGGTCATTAGACCGTACATGAACACTGCTAAGAAACGCCAGTTCATCGGTGAATGA